In Hyphomicrobiales bacterium, the sequence TCGAAAAATGGGGGTCTGGCTCCGGTGTGTCCGGCGGCAAAGGTCTCTAGGACAGGCGGCTGAGGTGCTCCGGCTCATGGGTCGGCGTCCGCGTTGCGCCGCGTTGATCGGCCGAAACGCTTGATATCGGGGTCCGGCAGCTCTCCGGCCCTCGTTCCCGTTGGCCAAGAAGGCCATGGTGTGTCCATGACGATGCACGATGCGCCGGCTGCGTCGTTGACACATGCTCATCGACGGGCGGGCGGGAATCGTGAACCTGACGTGAGACGAGGTCGGTACGCTCAGGTAGCTGACGCGCGTGATGCGACCTGAGAAAGGGCGCAAGGCCGCCGCCCCAAGAACCTCGACTGATGCCGACACACGCCTGCCAGCGACGATAATTGATGAAGGCCCACCATAATTTCTGCTCAGCTCTGCCGGGAAGCCCTATATCGGGTGAGCAGCGATGACCTTTTCAGCGAGTCAGGCGAGCCGGCCGATTTGGAGCCGCGCCTCGAAGCCGTCCTTGCGTCCCTCCCTTGGGGAGATCAGTTCGAGACGGCTGCCGGTACCGGTGGCGACAGCCTTCGCGATGGCCAGCCCCAATCCGGCGCCTTTCGCCTGTGCGCGGCCGCGCTCGAACGGGTTGAGAAGGTGGGCGAGCAGATCTTGCGGCACAGCCGGCCCCGCATTGGCGACGCATAGCAAGCCGTCTATCGACAACGTCACGCAGACCGGTTCGATCAGCGAGCCATGCTTCAGCGCGTTCTCGATCAGATTTCGCGTCAGAATCGCGAACGCGTCCGGATCGATGTGCGCGAGCACGGGGGCATCGGGCAAGACCAACTCGATCCGTCCGGCATCGCCTGCGCTGACGGTCAGTTCAGCCACAATCATTCGGAGCAGGGCGCCGGTGTCGACCGGCTCGGCGCTATGAAGACGGCCTCCTTCTGCCCTCGCCAGTTGCATGAGTTTTTCTGAAAGGCCGGAGAGCCGCCGCAAAGCGGCTTCGATGTCCAGAGCGCGCTTGCGTGCGGCCGCGTCGGTCGTTTCGATGATCAGTCTCTGCGCCTGCGCCAGCGCAGCCGCGACCGGCGTACGCAATTCATGCGCGGAGTTGGCGGTGAAGCTACGCTCGGCCTCCAGGGCGCGCCTGAGGCGTTCCAGGAGCTGGTTCACCGCCTGAGCGACCGGCTGGATTTCCGAGGGCAGGTCGCCGGCCGCGACTGCGGTCAGATCGCCGGCGCCCCGAAGCTCGATCTCGGAGCGGAAACGCCGCAGGCTCGTGGTCGACAGGCGCACGACGGCCCATACGCCGATCAGGCTGATCGGAACGATCAGGGCGAGCGGGCGAGCCAGACCGACGAGCACCTCCCATGCCACGGCGCGGCGGCGGGCTTGCGGCTCTGCGACCGTGATCGTGAGCGTGCCCTGCAGTGCCGCATCCGAATAGAGACGGTGGGTCGGCGTATCGGAGAAGCCCATGCCGCTGAACGGCGGAAAGATCGCCGGGTCGGCTTGATGCGAGCGCAGCAGCACCTGCCCTTCGGCGTTGCGCACCACATAGGTGAAGTGCTCGTCATGCTCGCGCATCGTCGCGACGCTCTGGCTGGCTGAGTCGTCGCTGTCGCGCCCGATGATGTCGCGCACGGCCAGTGGCAGCAGACGCTGCCCGGTTTCCGCAAGCGCGCTGTCGAAGACCTCATCCATCTGATGGCGTAGATTCTGGGCTGTCACCGCGGCGGCCACTGCCCAGACCAGCGCGATGCCCAAGCCGAGCCAGAGCGACAGGCGCCATTGCAGGCTCTTCGGCGCGATCATCGCGCGCTTCCCAGCCGGTAGCCGATGCCTCGTACGGTGTGGACGACATCGCGGCCGAGCTTCTTGCGCAGGCGACTGACATGGACCTCAATCGTGTTGCTTTCCACCTCGGTACCGAAGGCATAGAGCCGGTCTTCCAGCTGGGTCTTGGACATCACCTGGCCGGGGCGCTGGACGAAGGCCTCGAAGAGCGCCCATTCGCGCGCGGTCAGGTCGATGAGCCGCCCGCCTTTCATGACCGTCCGCGCCGCCAGATCGATCTGCAGGCGGCCGATCTCGACGAGCGGATTGGGATTGCCGCTGTAGCGGCGCGCCACCGCGTTCAGCCGTGCGGACAGTTCCGCAAGGTCGAACGGCTTGGTCATGTAGTCGTCTGCTCCCGCATTGAGCCCTTCGATGCGGTCGGAGATCTGGTCCAGCGCGGTCAGGATGATGACCGGCGTGACGCATCCCTTCCGGCGCAGCTCGCGCAGGAATGCGATGCCCCGGCCGTCGGGAAGCATCAGATCCAGCAGGATCAGATCATAGGCGGCGCTGGCGAGATGCTCGGCGGCTCGATCGAGGCGGCCGACCCAGTCCACCGAATGGTTGTCGTCGACGATATGGTCGCGCACCGCGGCTCCGAGGATCGTGTCGTCCTCGATCAAAAGAACTCTCATGAAGGCGCAATCCCATCTGTCGCAGACCAGTTGCCTGCGGAACCTGTCAGCTTCCTGAAGGGCCGTGCCCTTCACGCTTCAGCTACGCGTCAGGAAAGATTGCCATCATTCCGGCATGTGAACGCTGATCAGGGACAAATGCCATGGTGAAGCCGTTCGTTGCGGGCCTGCTGCTCCTTGCCGTCGCAGGATCAGGAGTTGCGATGGCCGATGACGATTGCGACGTCCCCCTGGGGCGGTGGCAGCCCCGCGAGGCCGTGCAGGCGATGGCGCAGGCACGAGGCTGGCAGGTGGACCGTCTCAGGGTCGACGACGGCTGCTACCAGGTCAGGGGCACCGACGAGGCCGGGCAGCCGTTCAAGGCCAAGATCGATCCCGCCACCCTGGAGGTTGTCAAGATCAGGCGCAGGGCCGGCAACGACGGCGGCCACCGTCATGAAAGGCGCTCCTCCGCCGCCACCGGCTCGGTCGATCCATCCGGCCCGGCGTCTCCGAAATCTCTGTTCAATCGCAGCGAGCCGCCGAAAGCCACTGTGAAATAGGCGGGCCGGACCTCCCCGTCCCGGGGGGCTGCACCCTTCTGCCCAACGTTGGAGAAATGGCCATGTCTGTTGCAACCGCGCGCTATTCGAAAACTCTGGTCGTCATTCACTGGGTAACGGCCCTCGCCGTGCTCGGCGCATGGCTGACGGCAGAGGGCGGCCGTGCGGTGGTCCGGAATCCGCCCTTGCTGCATTTCTGGCTCGGTCTTGCAGTCCTGATCCTTGTCGTTCCCCGGCTGATCCTGCGGCTGGTGGAGCCTGCGCCTGATGGCGGCCCGCAGCATGGCTGGCTCGCTACCGGCGCCAAGATCGGCCACGGGCTGCTCTATCTGCTGCTGATCGCCTTGCCGATCACCGGCTGGTACGCCGCCTCGCGCATGGGCGTATCCGTCTCCTTCTTCGGCCTGCACCTGCCCTCCATCGCTGCGCCCGTGCAGGGACGCCCCGGCTTGATCGCCGAACTTCACGAGAATGGCGGCACCTTCATCCTCATCCTTGCCGGGCTGCACGCCCTGATGGCGATCTGGCACCAGTTCGTCATGCGCGACGGGACGCTGCGGCGGATGAGCCTGCGCTGAGAAGGCAGGCGTCCCGTTCCCTTCGTCTCTCCGGCCCTTCCCGCCTCGGTCCAGGCCGTGAGGGGGAGCGACGCGGTTTTCCGTCTATTCCGATGTTGGAGCGACCGGGCGCGAAGCGATCGCGGCGTTTCCTGACATCTGGCTGAAGCTGAAACCGCCGCCGCGTCAGGAGGCTGTCAGCGCGTCATCCCAGG encodes:
- a CDS encoding Sensor protein QseC, with the translated sequence MIAPKSLQWRLSLWLGLGIALVWAVAAAVTAQNLRHQMDEVFDSALAETGQRLLPLAVRDIIGRDSDDSASQSVATMREHDEHFTYVVRNAEGQVLLRSHQADPAIFPPFSGMGFSDTPTHRLYSDAALQGTLTITVAEPQARRRAVAWEVLVGLARPLALIVPISLIGVWAVVRLSTTSLRRFRSEIELRGAGDLTAVAAGDLPSEIQPVAQAVNQLLERLRRALEAERSFTANSAHELRTPVAAALAQAQRLIIETTDAAARKRALDIEAALRRLSGLSEKLMQLARAEGGRLHSAEPVDTGALLRMIVAELTVSAGDAGRIELVLPDAPVLAHIDPDAFAILTRNLIENALKHGSLIEPVCVTLSIDGLLCVANAGPAVPQDLLAHLLNPFERGRAQAKGAGLGLAIAKAVATGTGSRLELISPREGRKDGFEARLQIGRLA
- the qseB gene encoding DNA-binding transcriptional activator QseB — protein: MRVLLIEDDTILGAAVRDHIVDDNHSVDWVGRLDRAAEHLASAAYDLILLDLMLPDGRGIAFLRELRRKGCVTPVIILTALDQISDRIEGLNAGADDYMTKPFDLAELSARLNAVARRYSGNPNPLVEIGRLQIDLAARTVMKGGRLIDLTAREWALFEAFVQRPGQVMSKTQLEDRLYAFGTEVESNTIEVHVSRLRKKLGRDVVHTVRGIGYRLGSAR
- a CDS encoding PepSY domain-containing protein; translation: MVKPFVAGLLLLAVAGSGVAMADDDCDVPLGRWQPREAVQAMAQARGWQVDRLRVDDGCYQVRGTDEAGQPFKAKIDPATLEVVKIRRRAGNDGGHRHERRSSAATGSVDPSGPASPKSLFNRSEPPKATVK
- a CDS encoding Cytochrome B, translated to MSVATARYSKTLVVIHWVTALAVLGAWLTAEGGRAVVRNPPLLHFWLGLAVLILVVPRLILRLVEPAPDGGPQHGWLATGAKIGHGLLYLLLIALPITGWYAASRMGVSVSFFGLHLPSIAAPVQGRPGLIAELHENGGTFILILAGLHALMAIWHQFVMRDGTLRRMSLR